In a genomic window of Solanum stenotomum isolate F172 unplaced genomic scaffold, ASM1918654v1 scaffold11373, whole genome shotgun sequence:
- the LOC125849907 gene encoding putative laccase-9 — protein MTFQKINTSLVLIIYFAVQYTASTQNNTNIHFVIEETSFDRLCQSKKILTINGRFPGPTIYARAGETLTLDVENKGKDNVTMFCCRGVGRHVKFDQVEWLVEAGSTVRKNITISDDDEGTLWWHAMNIWQRATVHGAFIVHSKPGKPDDHADIPIILGEWWKKDVKEVFLDYIDSGSDIKSDAFTVNGQPGDFYPCSNNGTFRIVVDTGKKYLLRIVNAAIRKKLYIGIASHDLTVIAMDGIPLTKPFTTGYVELSVEHSIDCIFEANQHPDYYYIVVVTNISKTYDTNKVTTAIIEYQGNYIPSSPPLLPNFSLNYDKSSSRDYLYVIMTFVILGLFFCTTFVVCYRQTNRRHRSAMVTPL, from the exons ATGACATTCCAAAAAATCAACACTAGCTTGGTATTGATCATATATTTCGCAGTTCAGTACACTGCTTCAACACAAAACAATACTAATATTCATTTCGTT ATTGAAGAAACTTCTTTTGATAGGCTTTGCCAATCGAAGAAGATTCTTACTATCAACGGACGATTCCCAGGGCCTACCATATATGCGCGCGCTGGAGAAACGTTGACCCTAGACGTTGAAAACAAAGGGAAGGACAACGTTacgatgttttg TTGTAGGGGCGTTGGTAGACACGTGAAGTTTGATCAGGTGGAATGGCTAGTTGAGGCAGGGTCTACAGTAAGAAAAAATATCACAATATCTGACGACGACGAAGGGACGCTATGGTGGCATGCCATGAACATCTGGCAACGCGCCACTGTTCATGGAGCTTTCATTGTCCATTCAAAACCTGGAAAGCCTGATGATCATGCCGATATTCCCATCATTTTAG GTGAATGGTGGAAGAAGGATGTCAAGGAGGTCTTCCTTGACTATATTGACTCAGGCAGTGACATAAAATCGGACGCTTTCACCGTTAATGGACAGCCTGGTGACTTCTACCCTTGTTCAAACAATG GAACTTTTAGGATAGTAGTGGATACTGGGAAGAAATATCTCCTCAGAATTGTGAACGCTGCAATCCGTAAAAAACTTTACATTGGGATCGCAAGTCACGACTTAACCGTAATTGCGATGGATGGAATTCCTCTAACCAAACCATTTACAACAGGCTACGTCGAATTGAGTGTAGAACACTCGATTGACTGCATCTTCGAGGCGAACCAACATCCAgattattattatatagttgTTGTAACGAATATTAGCAAGACGTATGACACGAATAAAGTTACAACCGCCATTATAGAATACCAAGGGAATTACATACCCTCTTCGCCACCTCTTCTTCCCAACTTCTCCCTCAACTACGATAAAAGTTCTAGTAGGGATTATTTATATGTAATAATGACTTTTGTAATTTTGGGTTTATTTTTTTGTACGACATTCGTTGTTTGCTATAGGCAGACTAATAGGCGTCATAGAAGTGCAATGGTGACTCCcttgtaa